From Mauremys mutica isolate MM-2020 ecotype Southern chromosome 15, ASM2049712v1, whole genome shotgun sequence, one genomic window encodes:
- the ZC3H4 gene encoding zinc finger CCCH domain-containing protein 4 isoform X1, with protein sequence MAVESPSVPPAAAASPPSPHSAPPSPSCHHHDSGSCGLPRPPPQLHHHGPDEREDGELEEGELEDDGGEEPQNASESHERGRREKGEKHRSDSDEEKAHRRMKRKRRKEREREKEKRRAKKKRKSKHKRHASSSEDFSAYSEDSDFSPSEKGHRKYREYSPPYPLSHQQYQSSHSAPLPKKSYSKMEGKNYSMYEDYENEAYGEYEGGEDEDMGKEEYDDFTKELNQYRRAKEGTHRGRGSRGRGRGYRGRGGRGGMRGRGMGRGGRGRGRGEHPEEEEEIYEEEMEYGDNEEPMGDEEYDDYSKELNQYRRSKEGRGRGVNRGRGRGPRGRGSKGMGRGRGRGGSRSGMGKGGGMNDDDDYYDEDMGDGGGGGNYRRNDHDKPHQQSDKKGKVICKYFVEGRCTWGEHCNFSHDIELPKKRELCKFYITGYCARAENCPYMHGDFPCKLFHTTGNCINGDDCMFSHEPLTDETRELLDKMLADDAEAGAEDEKEVEELKKQGINPLPKPPPGVGLLPTPPRPPGPPAPTSPNGRPIPGGPPPPPPPPLPPPGPPQLPPPPHEPLSPQQLQQQQDMYKKIPSLFEIVVRPTGQLAEKLGVRHPVPPPPRFPGPGGPPGPMPGPMHPDMHPDMHPDMHPDMHPDMHPDMHPDMHLDMHPDMHPDMHPDMHPDMPMGPGMNPGPPMGPRPPMMPYGPDDSPHSGMMPPGPPAQSFYDNFYQQQEGLEMDPGLMGDPEDYGNYEDMDEPLGEHLFPDQSLEPDSLCEGGAPGLHKPSANIPDFLPSAQRALYLRIQQKQQEEEERARRLAESSKQERENEEGDPGNWYSSDEDDGGSSVTSILKTLRQQSSSRPHAQASHGEISGGIGPSSGVSDPRLQKAQPAGNSRPADPRVLRDPRLSRNADTCGPSSTGEAGPTDPRLARHIPTPALKPDAPHSSSAASQKAALVPEEEEGERALRDKPVNIPLDALPAHALRDPRSQLQQFSHIKKDVILNKPNFARMVLWSPEDLIPLPVPKQEFVPVPAALQTLPALDPRLNRPQNAGLSDPRQRGAAAQAEPATGSGTNIPDFELLSRILKTVNASGSPGPGQSDKPSDPRMRKASADPRLQKPAEPAAARAAKPVEPAQPTAATTPSSETAPTIAPYDPRLLTAGGLSKGSSQSSVLSGISLYDPRTPSSGGKAAESPSEGTASLKGPEASKTANKAKEPLFVRRSALDQPEAEKASAELATDRYNSYNRPRSKASSTAPATSSTPAQETAPQPGVHNLPVPSVYGMVKQTTKPGSGSPFAGNSPAQDSEQQDAGSLKDVFKGFDPTASPFCQ encoded by the exons gGAGGATGGGGAGCTGGAAGAAGGCGAGCTGGAGGacgatgggggagaggagccccagAATGCATCTGAGTCCCATGAGAGGGGCCggagagagaagggagagaagcacagaAGTGACTCGGATGAAGAAAAGGCTCATCGGCGGATGAAGCGcaagaggaggaaagagagagagcgagagaaagagaaaagaagagcaaaaaagaaaaggaaatccaAGCACAAA CGCCATGCATCTTCCAGTGAAGACTTCTCTGCCTATAGCGAGGACTCTGATTTCAGCCCCAGTGAGAAGGGGCACAGAAAGTACCGGGAATACAGCCCTCCTTACCCTCTT TCTCACCAGCAGTATCAGTCCTCTCACAGTGCCCCCTTGCCAAAGAAGAGCTACTCCAAAATGGAGGGCAAGAATTACAGCATGTACGAGGATTACGAGAATGAGGCCTATGGCGAATACGAGGGGGGTGAAGATGAAGACATGGGGAAAGAAGAGTATGACGACTTCACAAAAGAGCTGAACCAGTACCGGAGAGCTAAGGAGGGGACGCATCGGGGACGAG GCAGTCGAGGCCGAGGCCGAGGATACCGAGGGCGTGGAGGCAGAGGTGGAATGAGAGGGCGAGGCATGGGCCGAGGAggccgggggagagggagaggcgaACATccggaagaggaggaggagatttaTGAGGAAGAAATGGAA TATGGTGACAATGAAGAGCCAATGGGTGACGAGGAGTACGACGACTATTCGAAAGAGCTGAACCAGTACCGGAGGAGCAAAGAGGGCAGAGGGCGAG GTGTAAATCGGGGGCGTGGCCGTGGCcccagggggagagggagcaaggggatgggcagggggagaggaagaggtggcAGCAGAAGTGGAATGGGGAAAGGTGGCGGAATGAACGACGACGACGATTACTATGATGAAGACATGGGG gatggaggaggtggtggaaaTTACAGGCGGAATGACCATGATAAACCCCACCAGCAGTCGGATAAAAAAGGAAAAGTTATCTGCAAATACTTTGTGGAAGGCAGGTGTACCTGG GGGGAACATTGCAATTTCAGCCATGACATCGAGCTACCAAAGAAGCGGGAACTGTGCAAGTTTTACATCACGGGTTACTGTGCGAGGGCGGAGAATTGCCCTTACATGCATG GAGACTTTCCTTGTAAACTGTTCCACACCACTGGGAACTGTATCAATGGGGACGACTGCATGTTTTCCCATGAGCCGCTCACAGACGAAACACGGGAGCTGCTGGACAAG atGCTGGCTGATGATGCAGAAGCAGGTGCAGAAGATGAGAAGGAAGTTGAAGAGCTAAAGAAACAGGGCATCAATCCATTACCGAAACCTCCACCTGGAGTGGGCCTGCTGCCCACACcccctcgtcctcctggaccgcCAGCTCCAACTTCTCCCAACGGGAGGCCAATTCCTGGAGGACCACCGCCTCCTCCGCCACCCCCCCTTCCACCGCCAGGGCCACCACAGCTGCCACCACCGCCGCATGAGCCTCTCTCACCACAGCagcttcagcagcagcaggacatgTATAAGAAGATCCCATCTCTGTTTGAGATTGTGGTACGGCCCACTGGGCAGCTGGCGGAGAAACTAGGCGTGCG gcacccagttccaccacctccccGCTTCCCTGGGCCTGGTGGACCACCTGGGCCTATGCCAGGACCCATGCACCCGGATATGCATCCTGACATGCACCCGGATATGCACCCCGACATGCACCCGGATATGCACCCCGACATGCACCCGGATATGCATCTGGACATGCACCCCGACATGCACCCGGACATGCACCCCGACATGCACCCGGACATGCCTATGGGCCCTGGGATGAATCCTGGGCCTCCAATGGGTCCCAGGCCCCCAATGATGCCATATGGCCCAGATGATTCTCCACACTCCGGAATGATGCCCCCTGGCCCACCTGCACAAAGCTTCTATGATAATTTCTACCAACAGCAAGAGGGCCTGGAGATGGACCCTGGCTTGATGGGTGACCCAG AGGACTATGGGAATTACGAGGATATGGACGAGCCTCTGGGAGAGCATCTTTTCCCTGACCAGTCCTTGGAACCCGACTCCTTGTGTGAAGGAGGGGCTCCAGGGTTACACAAACCATCAGCCAACATCCCTGACTTCCTGCCATCAGCCCAGAGAGCCCTGTACCTGAGGATCCAGCAAAAgcagcaggaagaggaggagagggctCGGAGACTGGCCGAGAGCAGTAAGCAGGAGCGGGAGAATGAGGAAG GTGATCCTGGCAACTGGTATTCCAGTGATGAGGATGACGGTGGAAGTAGCGTCACTTCCATACTGAAAACGCTAAGGCAGCAAAGTTCAAGCAGGCCTCACGCCCAGGCATCCCATGGAGAAATCAGTGGCGGTATCGGCCCATCCTCAGGTGTGAGTGACCCTCGCCTGCAGAAGGCCCAGCCAGCAGGGAACAGTCGGCCTGCGGATCCACGTGTGCTGCGGGACCCCAGGCTGTCTCGAAATGCCGATACTTGTGGTCCATCTAGCACTGGGGAGGCAGGGCCCACTGACCCGAGACTAGCACGACACATTCCCACGCCTGCCCTGAAACCGGATGCCCCTCATTCCAGCTCTGCTGCCAGTCAGAAGGCTGCCTTGGttcctgaggaggaggaaggggaaagagcACTAAGGGACAAACCGGTCAATATCCCCTTAGACGCACTGCCAGCCCACGCTCTGCGGGACCCCAGGTCTCAACTGCAGCAGTTCAGCCACATAAAGAAAGACGTGATCCTGAACAAGCCAAACTTTGCCCGAATGGTCCTGTGGAGCCCCGAGGATCTGATTCCACTGCCTGTCCCAAAGCAAGAATTTGTTCCTGTCCCAGCTGCTCTCCAGACATTACCTGCCCTTGACCCACGACTCAACAGGCCCCAAAATGCAGGCCTTTCTGACCCCAGGCAACGAGGGGCAGCAGCCCAAGCAGAGCCTGCCACCGGTTCTGGCACCAACATCCCTGACTTCGAGCTGTTGTCAAGAATATTAAAGACTGTGAATGCGTCTGGCAGtccagggcctgggcagagcgATAAACCGAGTGACCCTCGGATGCGCAAAGCATCAGCCGATCCCAGGTTACAGAAACCTGCAGAGCcagcagctgccagagctgctaaacctgtggagccagctcagccaacagctgctaccacgCCCAGCAGCGAGACAGCTCCCACCATTGCTCCCTACGACCCCAGGCTGCTGACAGCTGGCGGACTAAGCAAAGGCAGTAGCCAAAGCAGTGTGCTCAGTGGGATTAGCCTGTATGACCCCAGGACTCCCAGTTCAGGTGGCAAAGCCGCAGAGTCTCCCAGCGAAGGGACTGCATCGTTGAAAGGCCCAGAGGCCAGCAAGACCGCTAACAAGGCCAAGGAGCCTCTGTTTGTGCGCAGGTCTGCGCTGGATCAGCCCGAGGCCGAGAAGGCAAGCGCTGAGCTTGCAACAGACAGATACAATAGTTATAACAGGCCGCGTTCCAAGGCCTCCTCCACCGCCCCCGCCACCTCCTCCACACCTGCCCAGGAGACTGCACCTCAGCCAGGGGTTCATAACCTCCCTGTGCCCTCCGTCTATGGCATGGTTAAGCAGACCACAAAGCCTGGGTCAGGCAGCCCCTTTGCAGGGAACAGTCCTGCCCAGGACAGtgagcagcaggatgctgggtcTCTGAAAGATGTTTTTAAGGGCTTTGATCCCACAGCTTCACCGTTCTGCCAGTAG
- the ZC3H4 gene encoding zinc finger CCCH domain-containing protein 4 isoform X2, whose product MGTHLAKDFPTVSILLYKYVSHFTNLASLLYNHSECKWEDGELEEGELEDDGGEEPQNASESHERGRREKGEKHRSDSDEEKAHRRMKRKRRKEREREKEKRRAKKKRKSKHKRHASSSEDFSAYSEDSDFSPSEKGHRKYREYSPPYPLSHQQYQSSHSAPLPKKSYSKMEGKNYSMYEDYENEAYGEYEGGEDEDMGKEEYDDFTKELNQYRRAKEGTHRGRGSRGRGRGYRGRGGRGGMRGRGMGRGGRGRGRGEHPEEEEEIYEEEMEYGDNEEPMGDEEYDDYSKELNQYRRSKEGRGRGVNRGRGRGPRGRGSKGMGRGRGRGGSRSGMGKGGGMNDDDDYYDEDMGDGGGGGNYRRNDHDKPHQQSDKKGKVICKYFVEGRCTWGEHCNFSHDIELPKKRELCKFYITGYCARAENCPYMHGDFPCKLFHTTGNCINGDDCMFSHEPLTDETRELLDKMLADDAEAGAEDEKEVEELKKQGINPLPKPPPGVGLLPTPPRPPGPPAPTSPNGRPIPGGPPPPPPPPLPPPGPPQLPPPPHEPLSPQQLQQQQDMYKKIPSLFEIVVRPTGQLAEKLGVRHPVPPPPRFPGPGGPPGPMPGPMHPDMHPDMHPDMHPDMHPDMHPDMHPDMHLDMHPDMHPDMHPDMHPDMPMGPGMNPGPPMGPRPPMMPYGPDDSPHSGMMPPGPPAQSFYDNFYQQQEGLEMDPGLMGDPEDYGNYEDMDEPLGEHLFPDQSLEPDSLCEGGAPGLHKPSANIPDFLPSAQRALYLRIQQKQQEEEERARRLAESSKQERENEEGDPGNWYSSDEDDGGSSVTSILKTLRQQSSSRPHAQASHGEISGGIGPSSGVSDPRLQKAQPAGNSRPADPRVLRDPRLSRNADTCGPSSTGEAGPTDPRLARHIPTPALKPDAPHSSSAASQKAALVPEEEEGERALRDKPVNIPLDALPAHALRDPRSQLQQFSHIKKDVILNKPNFARMVLWSPEDLIPLPVPKQEFVPVPAALQTLPALDPRLNRPQNAGLSDPRQRGAAAQAEPATGSGTNIPDFELLSRILKTVNASGSPGPGQSDKPSDPRMRKASADPRLQKPAEPAAARAAKPVEPAQPTAATTPSSETAPTIAPYDPRLLTAGGLSKGSSQSSVLSGISLYDPRTPSSGGKAAESPSEGTASLKGPEASKTANKAKEPLFVRRSALDQPEAEKASAELATDRYNSYNRPRSKASSTAPATSSTPAQETAPQPGVHNLPVPSVYGMVKQTTKPGSGSPFAGNSPAQDSEQQDAGSLKDVFKGFDPTASPFCQ is encoded by the exons ATGGGTACACACTTAGCTAAGGATTTTCCCACAGTCAGCATTCTTCTCTACAAATACGTTAGCCACTTTACCAACTTGGCTTCTTTACTGTATAACCACAGTGAATGCAAATG gGAGGATGGGGAGCTGGAAGAAGGCGAGCTGGAGGacgatgggggagaggagccccagAATGCATCTGAGTCCCATGAGAGGGGCCggagagagaagggagagaagcacagaAGTGACTCGGATGAAGAAAAGGCTCATCGGCGGATGAAGCGcaagaggaggaaagagagagagcgagagaaagagaaaagaagagcaaaaaagaaaaggaaatccaAGCACAAA CGCCATGCATCTTCCAGTGAAGACTTCTCTGCCTATAGCGAGGACTCTGATTTCAGCCCCAGTGAGAAGGGGCACAGAAAGTACCGGGAATACAGCCCTCCTTACCCTCTT TCTCACCAGCAGTATCAGTCCTCTCACAGTGCCCCCTTGCCAAAGAAGAGCTACTCCAAAATGGAGGGCAAGAATTACAGCATGTACGAGGATTACGAGAATGAGGCCTATGGCGAATACGAGGGGGGTGAAGATGAAGACATGGGGAAAGAAGAGTATGACGACTTCACAAAAGAGCTGAACCAGTACCGGAGAGCTAAGGAGGGGACGCATCGGGGACGAG GCAGTCGAGGCCGAGGCCGAGGATACCGAGGGCGTGGAGGCAGAGGTGGAATGAGAGGGCGAGGCATGGGCCGAGGAggccgggggagagggagaggcgaACATccggaagaggaggaggagatttaTGAGGAAGAAATGGAA TATGGTGACAATGAAGAGCCAATGGGTGACGAGGAGTACGACGACTATTCGAAAGAGCTGAACCAGTACCGGAGGAGCAAAGAGGGCAGAGGGCGAG GTGTAAATCGGGGGCGTGGCCGTGGCcccagggggagagggagcaaggggatgggcagggggagaggaagaggtggcAGCAGAAGTGGAATGGGGAAAGGTGGCGGAATGAACGACGACGACGATTACTATGATGAAGACATGGGG gatggaggaggtggtggaaaTTACAGGCGGAATGACCATGATAAACCCCACCAGCAGTCGGATAAAAAAGGAAAAGTTATCTGCAAATACTTTGTGGAAGGCAGGTGTACCTGG GGGGAACATTGCAATTTCAGCCATGACATCGAGCTACCAAAGAAGCGGGAACTGTGCAAGTTTTACATCACGGGTTACTGTGCGAGGGCGGAGAATTGCCCTTACATGCATG GAGACTTTCCTTGTAAACTGTTCCACACCACTGGGAACTGTATCAATGGGGACGACTGCATGTTTTCCCATGAGCCGCTCACAGACGAAACACGGGAGCTGCTGGACAAG atGCTGGCTGATGATGCAGAAGCAGGTGCAGAAGATGAGAAGGAAGTTGAAGAGCTAAAGAAACAGGGCATCAATCCATTACCGAAACCTCCACCTGGAGTGGGCCTGCTGCCCACACcccctcgtcctcctggaccgcCAGCTCCAACTTCTCCCAACGGGAGGCCAATTCCTGGAGGACCACCGCCTCCTCCGCCACCCCCCCTTCCACCGCCAGGGCCACCACAGCTGCCACCACCGCCGCATGAGCCTCTCTCACCACAGCagcttcagcagcagcaggacatgTATAAGAAGATCCCATCTCTGTTTGAGATTGTGGTACGGCCCACTGGGCAGCTGGCGGAGAAACTAGGCGTGCG gcacccagttccaccacctccccGCTTCCCTGGGCCTGGTGGACCACCTGGGCCTATGCCAGGACCCATGCACCCGGATATGCATCCTGACATGCACCCGGATATGCACCCCGACATGCACCCGGATATGCACCCCGACATGCACCCGGATATGCATCTGGACATGCACCCCGACATGCACCCGGACATGCACCCCGACATGCACCCGGACATGCCTATGGGCCCTGGGATGAATCCTGGGCCTCCAATGGGTCCCAGGCCCCCAATGATGCCATATGGCCCAGATGATTCTCCACACTCCGGAATGATGCCCCCTGGCCCACCTGCACAAAGCTTCTATGATAATTTCTACCAACAGCAAGAGGGCCTGGAGATGGACCCTGGCTTGATGGGTGACCCAG AGGACTATGGGAATTACGAGGATATGGACGAGCCTCTGGGAGAGCATCTTTTCCCTGACCAGTCCTTGGAACCCGACTCCTTGTGTGAAGGAGGGGCTCCAGGGTTACACAAACCATCAGCCAACATCCCTGACTTCCTGCCATCAGCCCAGAGAGCCCTGTACCTGAGGATCCAGCAAAAgcagcaggaagaggaggagagggctCGGAGACTGGCCGAGAGCAGTAAGCAGGAGCGGGAGAATGAGGAAG GTGATCCTGGCAACTGGTATTCCAGTGATGAGGATGACGGTGGAAGTAGCGTCACTTCCATACTGAAAACGCTAAGGCAGCAAAGTTCAAGCAGGCCTCACGCCCAGGCATCCCATGGAGAAATCAGTGGCGGTATCGGCCCATCCTCAGGTGTGAGTGACCCTCGCCTGCAGAAGGCCCAGCCAGCAGGGAACAGTCGGCCTGCGGATCCACGTGTGCTGCGGGACCCCAGGCTGTCTCGAAATGCCGATACTTGTGGTCCATCTAGCACTGGGGAGGCAGGGCCCACTGACCCGAGACTAGCACGACACATTCCCACGCCTGCCCTGAAACCGGATGCCCCTCATTCCAGCTCTGCTGCCAGTCAGAAGGCTGCCTTGGttcctgaggaggaggaaggggaaagagcACTAAGGGACAAACCGGTCAATATCCCCTTAGACGCACTGCCAGCCCACGCTCTGCGGGACCCCAGGTCTCAACTGCAGCAGTTCAGCCACATAAAGAAAGACGTGATCCTGAACAAGCCAAACTTTGCCCGAATGGTCCTGTGGAGCCCCGAGGATCTGATTCCACTGCCTGTCCCAAAGCAAGAATTTGTTCCTGTCCCAGCTGCTCTCCAGACATTACCTGCCCTTGACCCACGACTCAACAGGCCCCAAAATGCAGGCCTTTCTGACCCCAGGCAACGAGGGGCAGCAGCCCAAGCAGAGCCTGCCACCGGTTCTGGCACCAACATCCCTGACTTCGAGCTGTTGTCAAGAATATTAAAGACTGTGAATGCGTCTGGCAGtccagggcctgggcagagcgATAAACCGAGTGACCCTCGGATGCGCAAAGCATCAGCCGATCCCAGGTTACAGAAACCTGCAGAGCcagcagctgccagagctgctaaacctgtggagccagctcagccaacagctgctaccacgCCCAGCAGCGAGACAGCTCCCACCATTGCTCCCTACGACCCCAGGCTGCTGACAGCTGGCGGACTAAGCAAAGGCAGTAGCCAAAGCAGTGTGCTCAGTGGGATTAGCCTGTATGACCCCAGGACTCCCAGTTCAGGTGGCAAAGCCGCAGAGTCTCCCAGCGAAGGGACTGCATCGTTGAAAGGCCCAGAGGCCAGCAAGACCGCTAACAAGGCCAAGGAGCCTCTGTTTGTGCGCAGGTCTGCGCTGGATCAGCCCGAGGCCGAGAAGGCAAGCGCTGAGCTTGCAACAGACAGATACAATAGTTATAACAGGCCGCGTTCCAAGGCCTCCTCCACCGCCCCCGCCACCTCCTCCACACCTGCCCAGGAGACTGCACCTCAGCCAGGGGTTCATAACCTCCCTGTGCCCTCCGTCTATGGCATGGTTAAGCAGACCACAAAGCCTGGGTCAGGCAGCCCCTTTGCAGGGAACAGTCCTGCCCAGGACAGtgagcagcaggatgctgggtcTCTGAAAGATGTTTTTAAGGGCTTTGATCCCACAGCTTCACCGTTCTGCCAGTAG
- the ZC3H4 gene encoding zinc finger CCCH domain-containing protein 4 isoform X3: MRGRGMGRGGRGRGRGEHPEEEEEIYEEEMEYGDNEEPMGDEEYDDYSKELNQYRRSKEGRGRGVNRGRGRGPRGRGSKGMGRGRGRGGSRSGMGKGGGMNDDDDYYDEDMGDGGGGGNYRRNDHDKPHQQSDKKGKVICKYFVEGRCTWGEHCNFSHDIELPKKRELCKFYITGYCARAENCPYMHGDFPCKLFHTTGNCINGDDCMFSHEPLTDETRELLDKMLADDAEAGAEDEKEVEELKKQGINPLPKPPPGVGLLPTPPRPPGPPAPTSPNGRPIPGGPPPPPPPPLPPPGPPQLPPPPHEPLSPQQLQQQQDMYKKIPSLFEIVVRPTGQLAEKLGVRHPVPPPPRFPGPGGPPGPMPGPMHPDMHPDMHPDMHPDMHPDMHPDMHPDMHLDMHPDMHPDMHPDMHPDMPMGPGMNPGPPMGPRPPMMPYGPDDSPHSGMMPPGPPAQSFYDNFYQQQEGLEMDPGLMGDPEDYGNYEDMDEPLGEHLFPDQSLEPDSLCEGGAPGLHKPSANIPDFLPSAQRALYLRIQQKQQEEEERARRLAESSKQERENEEGDPGNWYSSDEDDGGSSVTSILKTLRQQSSSRPHAQASHGEISGGIGPSSGVSDPRLQKAQPAGNSRPADPRVLRDPRLSRNADTCGPSSTGEAGPTDPRLARHIPTPALKPDAPHSSSAASQKAALVPEEEEGERALRDKPVNIPLDALPAHALRDPRSQLQQFSHIKKDVILNKPNFARMVLWSPEDLIPLPVPKQEFVPVPAALQTLPALDPRLNRPQNAGLSDPRQRGAAAQAEPATGSGTNIPDFELLSRILKTVNASGSPGPGQSDKPSDPRMRKASADPRLQKPAEPAAARAAKPVEPAQPTAATTPSSETAPTIAPYDPRLLTAGGLSKGSSQSSVLSGISLYDPRTPSSGGKAAESPSEGTASLKGPEASKTANKAKEPLFVRRSALDQPEAEKASAELATDRYNSYNRPRSKASSTAPATSSTPAQETAPQPGVHNLPVPSVYGMVKQTTKPGSGSPFAGNSPAQDSEQQDAGSLKDVFKGFDPTASPFCQ; encoded by the exons ATGAGAGGGCGAGGCATGGGCCGAGGAggccgggggagagggagaggcgaACATccggaagaggaggaggagatttaTGAGGAAGAAATGGAA TATGGTGACAATGAAGAGCCAATGGGTGACGAGGAGTACGACGACTATTCGAAAGAGCTGAACCAGTACCGGAGGAGCAAAGAGGGCAGAGGGCGAG GTGTAAATCGGGGGCGTGGCCGTGGCcccagggggagagggagcaaggggatgggcagggggagaggaagaggtggcAGCAGAAGTGGAATGGGGAAAGGTGGCGGAATGAACGACGACGACGATTACTATGATGAAGACATGGGG gatggaggaggtggtggaaaTTACAGGCGGAATGACCATGATAAACCCCACCAGCAGTCGGATAAAAAAGGAAAAGTTATCTGCAAATACTTTGTGGAAGGCAGGTGTACCTGG GGGGAACATTGCAATTTCAGCCATGACATCGAGCTACCAAAGAAGCGGGAACTGTGCAAGTTTTACATCACGGGTTACTGTGCGAGGGCGGAGAATTGCCCTTACATGCATG GAGACTTTCCTTGTAAACTGTTCCACACCACTGGGAACTGTATCAATGGGGACGACTGCATGTTTTCCCATGAGCCGCTCACAGACGAAACACGGGAGCTGCTGGACAAG atGCTGGCTGATGATGCAGAAGCAGGTGCAGAAGATGAGAAGGAAGTTGAAGAGCTAAAGAAACAGGGCATCAATCCATTACCGAAACCTCCACCTGGAGTGGGCCTGCTGCCCACACcccctcgtcctcctggaccgcCAGCTCCAACTTCTCCCAACGGGAGGCCAATTCCTGGAGGACCACCGCCTCCTCCGCCACCCCCCCTTCCACCGCCAGGGCCACCACAGCTGCCACCACCGCCGCATGAGCCTCTCTCACCACAGCagcttcagcagcagcaggacatgTATAAGAAGATCCCATCTCTGTTTGAGATTGTGGTACGGCCCACTGGGCAGCTGGCGGAGAAACTAGGCGTGCG gcacccagttccaccacctccccGCTTCCCTGGGCCTGGTGGACCACCTGGGCCTATGCCAGGACCCATGCACCCGGATATGCATCCTGACATGCACCCGGATATGCACCCCGACATGCACCCGGATATGCACCCCGACATGCACCCGGATATGCATCTGGACATGCACCCCGACATGCACCCGGACATGCACCCCGACATGCACCCGGACATGCCTATGGGCCCTGGGATGAATCCTGGGCCTCCAATGGGTCCCAGGCCCCCAATGATGCCATATGGCCCAGATGATTCTCCACACTCCGGAATGATGCCCCCTGGCCCACCTGCACAAAGCTTCTATGATAATTTCTACCAACAGCAAGAGGGCCTGGAGATGGACCCTGGCTTGATGGGTGACCCAG AGGACTATGGGAATTACGAGGATATGGACGAGCCTCTGGGAGAGCATCTTTTCCCTGACCAGTCCTTGGAACCCGACTCCTTGTGTGAAGGAGGGGCTCCAGGGTTACACAAACCATCAGCCAACATCCCTGACTTCCTGCCATCAGCCCAGAGAGCCCTGTACCTGAGGATCCAGCAAAAgcagcaggaagaggaggagagggctCGGAGACTGGCCGAGAGCAGTAAGCAGGAGCGGGAGAATGAGGAAG GTGATCCTGGCAACTGGTATTCCAGTGATGAGGATGACGGTGGAAGTAGCGTCACTTCCATACTGAAAACGCTAAGGCAGCAAAGTTCAAGCAGGCCTCACGCCCAGGCATCCCATGGAGAAATCAGTGGCGGTATCGGCCCATCCTCAGGTGTGAGTGACCCTCGCCTGCAGAAGGCCCAGCCAGCAGGGAACAGTCGGCCTGCGGATCCACGTGTGCTGCGGGACCCCAGGCTGTCTCGAAATGCCGATACTTGTGGTCCATCTAGCACTGGGGAGGCAGGGCCCACTGACCCGAGACTAGCACGACACATTCCCACGCCTGCCCTGAAACCGGATGCCCCTCATTCCAGCTCTGCTGCCAGTCAGAAGGCTGCCTTGGttcctgaggaggaggaaggggaaagagcACTAAGGGACAAACCGGTCAATATCCCCTTAGACGCACTGCCAGCCCACGCTCTGCGGGACCCCAGGTCTCAACTGCAGCAGTTCAGCCACATAAAGAAAGACGTGATCCTGAACAAGCCAAACTTTGCCCGAATGGTCCTGTGGAGCCCCGAGGATCTGATTCCACTGCCTGTCCCAAAGCAAGAATTTGTTCCTGTCCCAGCTGCTCTCCAGACATTACCTGCCCTTGACCCACGACTCAACAGGCCCCAAAATGCAGGCCTTTCTGACCCCAGGCAACGAGGGGCAGCAGCCCAAGCAGAGCCTGCCACCGGTTCTGGCACCAACATCCCTGACTTCGAGCTGTTGTCAAGAATATTAAAGACTGTGAATGCGTCTGGCAGtccagggcctgggcagagcgATAAACCGAGTGACCCTCGGATGCGCAAAGCATCAGCCGATCCCAGGTTACAGAAACCTGCAGAGCcagcagctgccagagctgctaaacctgtggagccagctcagccaacagctgctaccacgCCCAGCAGCGAGACAGCTCCCACCATTGCTCCCTACGACCCCAGGCTGCTGACAGCTGGCGGACTAAGCAAAGGCAGTAGCCAAAGCAGTGTGCTCAGTGGGATTAGCCTGTATGACCCCAGGACTCCCAGTTCAGGTGGCAAAGCCGCAGAGTCTCCCAGCGAAGGGACTGCATCGTTGAAAGGCCCAGAGGCCAGCAAGACCGCTAACAAGGCCAAGGAGCCTCTGTTTGTGCGCAGGTCTGCGCTGGATCAGCCCGAGGCCGAGAAGGCAAGCGCTGAGCTTGCAACAGACAGATACAATAGTTATAACAGGCCGCGTTCCAAGGCCTCCTCCACCGCCCCCGCCACCTCCTCCACACCTGCCCAGGAGACTGCACCTCAGCCAGGGGTTCATAACCTCCCTGTGCCCTCCGTCTATGGCATGGTTAAGCAGACCACAAAGCCTGGGTCAGGCAGCCCCTTTGCAGGGAACAGTCCTGCCCAGGACAGtgagcagcaggatgctgggtcTCTGAAAGATGTTTTTAAGGGCTTTGATCCCACAGCTTCACCGTTCTGCCAGTAG